From a region of the Pelorhabdus rhamnosifermentans genome:
- a CDS encoding ribbon-helix-helix domain-containing protein, translating to MGELKYRAYFTTTIPKDMIAKIKLLSKETRIPISKLAEEAWGDLLKKNYVKITPPD from the coding sequence ATGGGAGAATTAAAATATAGGGCATATTTTACAACAACTATTCCTAAAGATATGATTGCGAAAATAAAATTATTATCCAAAGAAACAAGGATACCAATATCAAAGCTTGCAGAAGAAGCCTGGGGAGATTTACTAAAAAAGAATTATGTAAAAATAACACCTCCAGACTAA